The genomic window AGAATCTGCATGGGCCATGGGGTGGTCGTCAGTGGTCCATACTTCAAAAGAGTAGCTGGCGTCCAAGGAGGCAAGGACGGATCGGAAGGAGGACCCATGCATTTCTGCGTGCACCTGCGACCCCAGCACGCGCATCTCCGCAGACAGACACAGGGACGCCTGCGTGCActatgcatgcatgcagatgcatCCTGCCCTCCGCAGCAAAAACGACATGGTCCATGCCAAAAATTCGAAAGACCTTTCAGCTGGCTGCATTGGCAAGGGCTGCGTGCTCAGGCCTCATCAGGGCTTAATTAATCAATAGGAGTAGACCACAAGAGTCTTTATCTAGTTTCCCCGGCCTGCGGCGGTGCGGCCTGTGAAAACTAGATAACGTTTCACCCCAAAATACCTTTGCTCACGTGTCTACTTCACCCCTAAGCTATGAAACTAAATAACGAGCACACTAAAGTTTTACAAACAGTTTAATTTGCCCCATATAGTGGTTTTGCCTACATGGGCGTCCAAACTGGATCTTAGGGACACGCTGGGCCCGGCTCCACCTGTAAGAACCTTTCACCCCAAAATACCAGAACCAGTCCCTTTGCTCTTAGGCGGTAGCCATCGGTGCAAGGAGGAGGGCGGAGGAGGCCTCGAAGGCCGCACAGCACGGCGTCGAACTGGAGGACCGGGACGCAGAGGTGGCGGCACGGGAGCAGAGCAGCACGAATCTgtcaggccccgttcgcttcgctgaaaaaacaagccgaaatactgttccggatgatttgttgtgaaagaaaaatactgttctggctgaaaaaacaagctgaaaagtacggattataagacaagcgaacagggcctgacAGATTCGTGCTCTCCGTTATCAAACAGGAGGATGTCGTCAGCGGCCTGCATGTGCTCCATGGTGGCGCGTGGCGTGACGTTGCGCCGGCAGGAGCCGGTAAGGCCAGCACGCTGCACATCAACCTAGGCAACATGGTGCGGGCCATCCGCGGCGACGTGTACCGTAGCATGCACCATCGGGTGGCGGTGGAGAGACCAGGAGGACGACTTGATTCCGCCTCAGCCTGGGACCGGGATCCACACTATCTTCTCGATCCGGGAACCTGCGTGCCGCCACCCCCGAGCCGCGCGGAGACCTCAGTGAAGCGCTCGTCTGCGACAACGAACTGCCGCCAAAGGTCGGCGAGCGAGATGGCCGTGTTGAGATAGTCACAGAGCGTGGCGCGGAGGGGGGGGCGACAACACTGGTTAAGCGGAGCAAGCCAGTGGGGAGAGGGAGGTGTGGCGCCAAAGGAAGGTCTGGCCAGTGGGGAAGGTGAGTGGGAGGGAAAGGTCGGGCGTGGAGAGCGGGAGCGGATGCCACTCTTCCTACGCCACAATGGCCCCGACAACGAGGGGGGCGGCAACGGGTGAAGTGAGTGGGATCGTGGTGGTCGGAGGTTTCGGGTTTGGGGGCCTCTACAGACGGGACCGGTGGCGGGGTAGAGGAGAGTTGTGGAGGAGACAGCGTGAGCGGCGACGCTCTGACAACGTGGCGGTAGCGAGGAGGCACGACGGCCACAGAGGGCACGCCCACGGTGGGCACACGGCTCAGCCGAAGCAGCTGGGCCGTGCGCACGCGCGCGGGGAGGCTGGGACGGCATCATCTCCCCTTTCTATGACACGTGGGCCTGAGCGCCAACTTGTCAATGTGAGCTGGTTTGGACTGCCACGTCAGCAAAACCAGGAGCCAAAACCACTAGAAGGGGTTAATGTCTGGTTTAGAGAAGTTTAGGGTGCTTAATACCTAGTTCATAGTTCATAGGTTGAAGTAGACACAGGAGCAAAGGTCggggggttatgtagactttttttTCCGATTCCCCTATGGGAAATTCCTCTATTAGAGATGGGGATGGAGGCGATTTAATCCCCACAGCGATTGAAACGGGTAAAATTTAGTCTGCGTCGGGTCCGTGGGGTTGGGGAATCATTCCCCGTCCCTGATCCTCGCCTACCTGCCCGCAAACTCGCTTTTACTCCCTCTTGACATGTTAAAATTCTATCGAAACTTTGTCTTTTGTGTTGGTAGTAGATAGTAAATTTTCCTAACAAATTGAACTTGTATTGACCACATGTAATAATATAACAGTGTATCGTCATCCGTTGTGATGGCGCCATGGAAACTCGTTTTTTGCCAATCAAATTAATTATCTCGAGAACTTGTTCGGGGTCAGATAGGTTTTATGTAATTGGAACGTTTTCAATACAACTTTTAGTTTGTAGAAAGGCTCGTATTTATTAAATAAAAAACTAGTGTTACGCTACCAAAATAATTTACCCACCCACGCTCGAGAAAAACAAAAGAATCCGACTTTCCGATCCACCCATGCATGGTGGTGGCTGCTTGCTTTTAGCTTGCAAAAAAGGATCGAAGCTagtgtggcggcggcggtgccggcCGGTTACCATgcaccatgcatgcatgccatTGCCATACCATACCTGCGCCTCGGAGCTAGTGCATGTGCATCCCAAATCCCAATATCTCCCTCCCAATGCAACAAGTCCCCAGCACCCAGGCACAAGGGACCCGGAACGAAACTGGCTTCCACAGGGGTCAAACCGTCAGGTTGTCTTTTGTATCCGCCGTGGGGTGAAGGGGATTAGGGAATGGATGGATGGGACGGGGGTTTAGCTAGGTACTACTGTATTATTATTTTATGTGCCTATTGTATCTGCAGCTGCAATCTGCGTGGCCAATGCAACGCAGTCAGCATGTGAGTGTTTGCAGGTCTATCGTGTATCATCAGTCGGTCAGTCCTATACTAGTACTAGGACAAATTATAGCAACGCCGGTCTGTCTACACATTCCTTTTGCCCCGATTGGCTTGGTGAATTATGAAAACACTGTTTCGATTGAATtcttatgagagaaaaaatagttaaaaaaacaagctgaatagtacCGTTTTCTGGCCTTTATTATTAACAAAAAGAAGTTTCATGCATGCACGTACATTCGGGTCGTCTACTGTACTAGTTATTACCTAGTACTCACATACGTGCCCTTGAGATCTTGATCGGTTCAAGAAAAATAGGAGGGCTAGTAGTCTAGTACTCACAAATTAAAGTTGCAAGGAAACGAAATCGAGTTGAGCCTTATTTTTTCTTCTACAAAATAGCTATTGGAAAAGATTTTTTTACAACACAGTGAAGCGATCGGTCCAAACAATGTAATCGCCGATGCACTCCTATCTGGCATATGCTTCTCAGCTTTAGTTTGGATTTGAATCAATTTCATTTTGGGACCTCATAGTTTCTAATCGTTTGTACGTAATGTGAGAGAAAAGCAAGCTGGCACCGTATACTTTTTCACAAATAGACTGTAGCAGTATCAGGAAATCAAAATGCACTTTATTCAACTTTGCTCTCTCTTACAAACCTAACAACCCTCACCCGGCTACCCCTTCTCCACACAGACGACAGAGAGGAGACGGCGGAGCGGCGGCGAAGAACCCGATCGGGAGTGAGGGAGAGGGCGCTCGGCATGGACGAGCACGACGACCTACCGCCGATGGCGTCCTCTGGCGCTGACCAGCCGCAGATGGCGTCCGCCGCCGCTTCCTCTGGCGCTGCCCTGGACCTGCCGCTGATggagtccgccgccgccgcttcatcTGGTGCTGGGTGAGTGGCTTCTCTTCCTGCTTTTCGTTTTCGTTGTGGTGCTCGACCCGTCTTCCTTCGTTGGATGAGGAACTAACTGGACGACGACGAACAATACATCTCCCCTTCCTTCACGGAAGGGGCCCGGGTCGAAGGGGTCCAAGCGGAAAGGCGTGGCGACCCCGTGCCGTCGTCGCCGTTGCCGCCACCATGCGCCACTCCCACGTAGTTCCTTCACGGCCGCCGCTCTTAGGACAGCGGAAGCCGCACTTGCTCAGACAACCGCGAGTCGCGACTGGCCTCGTTGATCACGTACCACGTCGCTGCAGTCAGGTGCCTGCGTTCAACGAGGAAGGCGACCATGCGCGTGACGCCGTCACTATCGGCGGGGCCGTGGGCCGTCGGGGGAACGAGGTCACCAGCGTCGACGCTTGGATTCCGGTTTCGGCGTGCGCCGCAGGGCACCAGCGTCTTCCGGCGGCATGATCTCCGGTTGGTCGAACTCCACGGATCGTTCCACATCTCCGTATGCCGCCTGTGCACCGTCTCCACCACCATCACTTGTCCCAACACCAACGCCGCCACCGTCGCCTCCAGTGGGGTCGGAGTCCCGTCGTCCGGGCGTCGAGCCATGTGCTCTGCCTCGCTCGGCAGAGCTCCAGGCGGTTGAGCCGTTGAGGTGGCGCTTGCGTTTGCATTGGTAGTGCTTATGGGAGGTACACGACCTGTCGACCTCGGTCTCGTCCCTACAGATCGCCTCCTTCCTGGCAGACTTCCACGGTGTCCCGGGCTCCCGGCGGACCGTGTCACAATTCATGGCTACCTTGTCTACTTCCGTTCCAATGAGGCCCTCCtctccccaccaccaccaccgcatgcTTCGTTCGTCCTCATCTCAAGGAGGTGGAGCCGGCTAGCCCTGTTCATCGATTTGACAAAACCGGCTGCCGGCCCGTACCCATCCCCGGTGAAACCGTCAGCGCGGTTACGACGCAGGTTGGGTCGGACCCGTTCTGAAACCAACTAAAACTGGGACATGCCACCCGGTTTGTGGGTTCAACCTGCCACAAGAAGAAAACGATGGGAAAAGAGGGGGAAAAAGAGAGAGGATCgacggtggcggtgaagatggcaAGCGATTGCGGCGGCGGCATCGCCGGGGCCCTTGAGGTGGAATTGGTGCTAGGTTAAGGTGGGGCCAGAGATGCAAGAAGCTGCGACCCCTCTCTCCGTGCACCTCGAAGGCTCGATCCAAGTAGAGCAGGGCTCGCTGTAGCGCCTCGCCATGGATCTTGAAGGCAAAATCCGACACATCCTTCCTCTTAGACTGGTCTCAATTGTTTATTAGTTATTACCCAGATTTGCTTTCTTGTTCCGTGATTTGCCTTCAACCATAACCCTAGATCAGGTTGACTAAATTAGATTGTCAAGACAGGAGATGGTTCCAAGATGCAATTGATATTAATTGTGCTTCgttcttgtatatatatatatatatatatatatatatatatatatatatatatatatatatatatatatatatatatatatatatatatatatatattgtgaatcTGATTTTGGTTGTGCAACCTGTATTTTAGTATACAACAAGGGGGAATTGGCTATACTGTGAATCCAGGCATATGTGAATTCAGGTgccagctgcagctgcagctacagcGACAGCAATGAAAGCTGAAGCTATAATCTGTAAGCCCACGGAGCCACAAAACCTTAATTAGTTGAAGTAGTAATTTATACTGTGCAGGGCTAGCTTTTAGTGTATTTTATATGTTTGTTCGGCAGAAGAAAAGAGACAAAATAAATTAGGTGATTATTTTTATTAGTTTTGCTTGCCTTTGCATCTGTTACATAGTTTGGCTAACCAAATACAGCTAAAAGTCTTGAAATAATGCCTAACCTGAACTATTTTAATCTATCCCAAAGAAATTACTGAAGATGAATGATAAGGGTAAGATGTGGTCTTTTATGTGTGTCAAAGTTGCTAATGACATTCCATAACTTTTTATGAAGAGTTTCTATCAAAGGCCAGCATCGATAGCCAAAATCATATTTGTATCTCCCTTTTCCTACAGGTGGTCTATTTGTTCTTTGTCAAACCTATGTATTTAATCTATTTAGATTATGTGGCCTACTGATCTTCAAATTTTCTTTGAATTTGGGCACCCCTTTTCTTTTGGCATGAGTGTAAACTAGATAGCTAGTGTGCTGCTAAGAGATGATTATTACCATGTGTTGCTTTGCAGCTCTTGTAAAATTGGTTTCTTGTGCTTGATCATTATTCATTTTACCTAATAAGTGTGGAAAGTGAAACTAAGTTTCATGATTGATTTCACCACTTGTTTCTCCTCCCTACCCTTTGGAACATTTCACTGGTTGTTTCTCAATTCTCCTCCCAGTTTTGTTGCAGATATCACTAAATTTTAAGCATAGCATTTTCATGCATGTCAAAACTGAAGGGAGAGCTGCAGGTTTCACTGAGTTTAGGGCACCAAAGGATTCAGCATTGAAGAGATTCACATAACACTTGACAATTGTATCATCATAATTGAGGCGATGCTCGTCTAAATTGTTTAGAGTGTTGAATGTGGGACAATCAAGAAATATTCCCTGTTTTGGTCCACATCTCACAGGGTTCTGAGCAATGTGACTTTTCACTTCGTAGACCTTGTATAATTTGCAATCACCTGTACATGATGTGATGGGTTCAGCTCTCACGGTGTTTACTTGAGCATGGATTAGTCTTGGTTTCCTTGTAATTCATCAAGTTCATTTGTCTTGGGAGTTCATATTAATTTGGTTTGTGAACTTAGCAGTTCCatttctttattttttatttagtTCAGGAGTTGCAatgtttttattaaattaaactgCCGGTGGATTCAGTATATTTTTATCACAAACTACTTGGGCAGACTGTCTTATGACACAGGCTAGTGGCTTAGCTTTGTGCGACTTAGCGCCAGCCGCCGGCCATGGCATGGCTAACCCATGTCAAAACCACAAAACCGGTACTGACCAGCCCAAACCATCGAATAGAAAAATCAGCCACCAACCCGTGAAACCCTGACCAACCCGAACCAATTTATGGTCACGCGGCTTGGGTCCAAAACCCAGCCAAACCCGCTTAAACCAACCCATGAACAGGGCTAGCGCCGGCAGTCCATGGGAAAATTTGAGGCAATGAAGTTTCGGGTTTTGGTAAAGTTGTGTGGCATCTATGCGCATGATTGGTTGATCATGACGGTGCAAGAGGTGTTGGGGATGTCCTGCGCGACGCTCGAGCCTACGCGGTGTACGGTTCGATGGGAAGACCTTAAGAGCTTCGTGGTGGTGGCCTAGTGTGTGCACCTTGATCTAATCCGGCCCGGCCACACATTTTGTTGCAAATTAGACCATTTGGTTCAGACCTTATATTTTTTAGTATAAAACACGATCTTATACTGTTAATTAATCTCATAGCTTTTCTTGTAGGGGTCATGTCTTAAGGAGGCTGTTTGATGGCCAAGCTCTACAAGACCTTGTGACTCAGCGTGATTGGGCTAATGTTGAAAAACAGCTCAAGGCACTAGTTTCTGCTGTGGGTGTAGATGAGGATCATGTGAAGCTGCATCCGTCCCTTTTCATCATTGTGTATCAGGAGTGGATAGCTGACCATATCGAGAAGCAAGAGCACGGAGCTGCATTGAAGATATTCATCGATAAAGTCGCTATCCTCTATCAGATGAAGGGTGAATTTGTGAATGAAAGGGATCTGAAATTACAAATCAACAGCTTGTACAAAATCGCCAAGTAAGTTAATCATCGATAAAAAAAACATTTTAAATAATTTTATTTAGTTACATTTTGATGATCGCATCTTTAATTGTAGTCTCAACGCTACAGCCAAGGCTACTCCAGCTGAGGCCATCCAGGACAAACTGAGTGACTATGTGTACCTGTACTTTGCTGATCTCCCTGGGTATGTTACCTCTGAATAAGATCTCTCTTGCACAGCTTCTTGTTAGATACTGGTAAACCCAATTAAATACAAGGAAATTCCTTTGTTGGACATTGCATGGTGTCTTGGACAATCTGAATTGCTGTATTCTCACAATGGATAGGCACCACAGAACATTTGTTCAGATTTGTATGCAAACCAGAGGCTGCACCAAACGGTGCAAAATTTCCCAAG from Miscanthus floridulus cultivar M001 chromosome 11, ASM1932011v1, whole genome shotgun sequence includes these protein-coding regions:
- the LOC136494341 gene encoding uncharacterized protein is translated as MDEHDDLPPMASSGADQPQMASAAASSGAALDLPLMESAAAASSGAGGHVLRRLFDGQALQDLVTQRDWANVEKQLKALVSAVGVDEDHVKLHPSLFIIVYQEWIADHIEKQEHGAALKIFIDKVAILYQMKGEFVNERDLKLQINSLYKIANLNATAKATPAEAIQDKLSDYVYLYFADLPGPDKQADRRHSHLWRFAKTIEKPPGQKDPSFRCLACGAPFRNCTISKMRDHLDTRTSGRTCPKLTRNMQLRFKEGEIQKGKTGPKRHGPDERSTQSRHAKVGKTGKQNIAIQDNPPAAEEGPENFLVAKLVEAIHASAVSLHIVSAGKPLEPKVEEKLRAARDLLGEVLVSDSAGAPPDA